In one Clostridia bacterium genomic region, the following are encoded:
- a CDS encoding PIG-L family deacetylase, translating to MRSGETMRDRRDRSTLHPSSSMAELDQLLGRTLVMVAHPDDECIACGALLQRIREPDVVFATDGAPRDRYFWKSYGSRETYAALREQEARRALAHVGVHQMEFLADAPELRGVLVDQELFRDLPEAFGRFSAVIERVRPDALLTLAYEGGHPDHDACSFLTSLLARDYDLPAWEAPLYHRVELAGKEHRHLGTQTFIGTSGGEIDLRLTPGELRRKRAMTAEYKTQGDFLQVFDIAREVFRPQIEYDYSKPPHEGRLNYEAWQWPMTGADVCASFADFLRAHGLRRRRHA from the coding sequence ATGCGCTCAGGCGAAACCATGAGAGATCGGCGCGACCGGTCCACGTTGCATCCAAGTAGCTCGATGGCGGAACTGGACCAACTGCTGGGGCGCACGCTCGTCATGGTTGCGCATCCGGATGATGAATGTATTGCGTGCGGAGCCTTGCTGCAACGCATTCGCGAGCCGGACGTAGTGTTTGCCACGGACGGCGCGCCGCGCGACCGCTACTTCTGGAAGAGCTATGGCTCGCGCGAAACTTACGCCGCATTGCGGGAACAGGAGGCCCGGCGCGCGCTTGCTCACGTTGGCGTACACCAGATGGAGTTTCTGGCCGACGCGCCCGAGTTGCGCGGAGTCCTGGTGGACCAGGAACTCTTTCGCGATCTGCCGGAGGCGTTCGGAAGATTCTCGGCCGTGATTGAGCGGGTGCGGCCCGACGCGCTGCTCACGCTGGCCTATGAGGGCGGACATCCGGATCACGACGCATGCAGCTTTCTCACGTCGCTACTGGCCCGCGACTATGACCTGCCTGCCTGGGAAGCGCCGCTTTACCACCGGGTAGAACTGGCGGGCAAAGAACATCGCCATCTCGGCACGCAGACTTTTATCGGGACGAGCGGTGGCGAGATTGATCTGCGGCTTACCCCAGGCGAACTTCGTCGCAAACGCGCCATGACCGCCGAGTACAAGACGCAAGGCGACTTCCTCCAGGTCTTTGACATTGCACGCGAGGTGTTTCGTCCGCAAATTGAGTACGACTACTCGAAGCCGCCGCACGAGGGACGCTTGAATTACGAGGCGTGGCAATGGCCGATGACCGGAGCCGACGTGTGCGCAAGCTTTGCGGATTTTCTGCGGGCCCACGGATTGCGCAGACGGCGGCACGCGTGA
- a CDS encoding 2,3,4,5-tetrahydropyridine-2,6-dicarboxylate N-succinyltransferase: MPELRYEIERLFALGVEAANEHGARAIFSEFRDALTHGHARAAEKIGGTWQTNVWVKQGILLGFRLGMLAPVNEGCGLSFIDKDTFPARHFTIEDRVRVVPGGSSVREGAYVAPGVICMPPMYINVGAYVDEGTLVDSHALVGSCAQIGKRVHLSAAAQIGGVLEPVNASPVVIEDDVLVGGNCGVYEGTQVRRGAVLGAGVILTRSTPLFDVAKGETYRSSGDQPLIVPENAVVVAGSRAVTKGKAAEWGLSLYTPVIIKYRDEKTNRGVELEDLLR; the protein is encoded by the coding sequence ATGCCTGAATTGAGATACGAGATAGAACGCCTCTTCGCGTTAGGGGTAGAGGCCGCCAACGAGCACGGCGCACGCGCCATCTTCAGTGAATTTCGCGATGCCCTGACCCATGGACACGCTCGTGCCGCCGAGAAGATCGGCGGCACCTGGCAGACGAACGTGTGGGTGAAGCAGGGTATTCTGCTCGGCTTCCGTCTTGGAATGCTGGCGCCCGTAAACGAAGGCTGCGGGCTATCGTTCATCGACAAGGACACTTTCCCGGCTCGCCATTTTACGATCGAAGACCGCGTTCGCGTCGTCCCCGGCGGGTCGTCCGTTCGTGAAGGAGCCTACGTCGCGCCGGGCGTGATCTGTATGCCGCCCATGTATATCAACGTCGGCGCTTACGTTGACGAAGGCACACTGGTGGATTCCCACGCTCTTGTCGGTTCGTGCGCCCAGATTGGCAAGCGCGTGCACCTGAGCGCTGCGGCGCAGATCGGCGGCGTGCTTGAACCGGTCAACGCCTCTCCGGTGGTCATCGAAGACGACGTTCTCGTTGGCGGGAACTGCGGCGTTTACGAAGGAACGCAGGTGCGGCGCGGCGCAGTGCTGGGAGCGGGAGTGATACTTACGCGCTCGACTCCGCTGTTCGATGTGGCGAAGGGCGAGACATATCGCTCGTCGGGCGATCAGCCGCTCATCGTGCCGGAGAACGCCGTGGTCGTCGCTGGTTCGCGAGCAGTAACCAAGGGCAAGGCCGCTGAGTGGGGACTCTCTCTGTACACTCCCGTCATCATCAAGTACCGTGACGAGAAGACCAATCGTGGTGTTGAGTTGGAAGACCTGCTGCGCTAG
- a CDS encoding cation:dicarboxylase symporter family transporter, whose amino-acid sequence MKTKTLFITIASLTVAAILTVVNHYLISIPGGVLFAARWVAIASLIVYAIYKRSLTTWILVSMVVGAEIGHDFPVVAQDGHLNARVLSLIFLRMIKTIIAPLIFATLVVGIAGHSDLKQVGRMGVKALIYFEIVTTVALFIGLAAINLSKAGVGIQLPASAQHEQLTAVKQSASDVILHVFPENVAKSVAEGQVLQVVVFSILFGIALAMLSEQRRRPMLMFCESLSETMFKFTNIVMLFAPVGVGAAIAYTVGHMGLGVLVNLFKLLATLYVALIVFLLGVLLPVALIARVPLRKFLRAIAEPVSIAFATTSSEAALPRAMESMEAIGVPRQIVAFVMPTGYSFNLDGSTLYLSLASVFVAQAAGIHMSWGQQLIMVFTLMLTSKGVAGVPRATLVILLGTAASFNLPIEPIFIILGIDELMDMARTSVNVIGNCLATVVIARWEGEFGKEQPSPVVEAALTQ is encoded by the coding sequence ATGAAGACGAAAACTCTTTTCATAACAATCGCAAGCCTGACCGTCGCGGCAATCCTGACAGTAGTAAATCACTACCTGATTTCGATTCCGGGCGGCGTTCTGTTCGCTGCGCGCTGGGTTGCGATTGCATCGCTGATCGTCTATGCGATCTACAAGCGCTCGCTGACTACATGGATACTGGTTTCCATGGTTGTCGGCGCGGAAATTGGGCACGACTTCCCCGTCGTCGCACAGGACGGACACCTGAATGCTCGCGTCCTGAGCCTGATATTCCTGCGCATGATCAAGACGATCATCGCGCCGCTTATCTTCGCCACACTGGTAGTCGGGATCGCCGGCCACTCTGACCTGAAACAGGTCGGGCGAATGGGTGTGAAGGCGCTGATTTACTTCGAGATCGTCACAACGGTCGCGCTGTTTATCGGCCTCGCGGCCATCAACCTCAGCAAGGCCGGTGTGGGCATACAACTTCCGGCCAGCGCGCAGCACGAACAACTCACAGCCGTGAAGCAGTCCGCCTCAGACGTCATCCTGCACGTCTTTCCCGAGAATGTGGCGAAATCCGTGGCCGAAGGCCAGGTGCTCCAGGTCGTCGTATTCAGCATTCTGTTCGGGATTGCGCTTGCGATGCTGAGCGAGCAGCGCCGCCGCCCAATGCTCATGTTTTGCGAGAGCCTGTCCGAGACGATGTTCAAGTTTACGAACATTGTCATGCTCTTTGCGCCGGTTGGCGTTGGCGCCGCAATTGCGTACACGGTTGGGCACATGGGCCTGGGAGTGCTCGTAAATCTCTTCAAGTTGCTGGCGACGCTCTACGTGGCACTGATCGTCTTCCTGCTTGGAGTCCTGTTGCCGGTTGCGCTGATTGCGCGTGTTCCCCTCCGCAAGTTCCTGCGGGCAATCGCCGAACCGGTTTCCATTGCGTTTGCGACTACCAGTTCTGAAGCCGCACTGCCCCGCGCCATGGAGTCCATGGAGGCCATCGGCGTTCCGCGACAGATCGTGGCGTTTGTCATGCCGACTGGGTACAGCTTCAACCTGGACGGCAGCACGTTGTATCTGTCGCTCGCTTCAGTGTTTGTGGCGCAGGCGGCGGGAATCCACATGAGCTGGGGACAGCAGTTGATCATGGTCTTCACGCTCATGCTGACCAGTAAAGGCGTTGCCGGTGTGCCACGCGCTACGCTGGTCATCCTGCTGGGCACGGCAGCGTCATTCAATCTGCCAATCGAACCAATTTTCATCATCCTGGGCATCGACGAATTGATGGACATGGCGCGCACTTCGGTGAACGTTATCGGCAACTGCCTGGCAACCGTTGTGATTGCGCGTTGGGAAGGTGAGTTCGGCAAGGAGCAACCTTCACCCGTGGTGGAGGCTGCGCTCACGCAGTAA
- a CDS encoding EcsC family protein, translating into MPEAAQNSSWLRRRVEAALKDGFAHAYESIKVDPEEYLMHLRMAHNLPVQTYEGMFSVGIEQLDDVAADTIRAGMKMAAAEGAGFGLGGLLTLVPDMGVLSAITMRTVQKLSLVYGFQFNTDDEIAELWVAAASAAGVDISRELLERGVVNRFVPRVIQKVAVSASTEVVEKWAGRVIPLASSAIGAALNYYFVRSWGERAASHFREKHIRLRETMAYQRATISQLPSD; encoded by the coding sequence ATGCCCGAAGCTGCTCAAAATTCGTCATGGCTGAGGCGTCGCGTGGAAGCGGCGCTGAAGGATGGCTTCGCGCACGCATATGAGAGCATCAAGGTCGATCCGGAGGAGTATCTCATGCACCTTCGGATGGCCCACAACTTACCCGTACAGACCTACGAGGGAATGTTCTCGGTTGGCATCGAGCAATTGGATGATGTGGCAGCCGATACCATCCGCGCCGGTATGAAGATGGCCGCCGCTGAAGGCGCAGGATTCGGCCTTGGAGGCCTGTTGACGCTGGTGCCGGATATGGGTGTCCTGTCCGCCATCACCATGCGAACGGTGCAGAAGCTCAGCCTGGTGTACGGATTCCAGTTCAATACAGACGATGAGATCGCCGAGCTATGGGTGGCGGCGGCCAGCGCGGCTGGAGTGGACATCAGTCGCGAATTGCTGGAGCGGGGCGTGGTGAACCGGTTCGTGCCGCGCGTGATTCAGAAGGTCGCGGTTTCGGCCAGCACGGAGGTCGTCGAGAAGTGGGCCGGCCGGGTCATTCCACTGGCCAGCTCCGCCATTGGCGCGGCACTGAATTATTATTTCGTCCGCTCGTGGGGAGAGCGAGCCGCCAGCCACTTCCGCGAGAAACATATCCGCCTCCGCGAAACAATGGCCTACCAACGCGCGACGATCTCGCAACTCCCCTCTGATTAA
- a CDS encoding ribonuclease J — protein sequence MPTGKLQVVPLGGLGEFGMNCMAVRWGDDIIVIDAGLMFPEGELLGVDIVVPDITYLIQNRNHVRGIVLTHGHEDHIGALPWILSELNVPVYGTEFTLAYVEGKLEEHGLLDDAILNEIRPGEKFKLGPFTINPIQVTHSLVDCVALAIHTPLGVIIHTGDFKVDPTPTDNKTFDLHTFAEYGKEGVLALFQDSTNVERPGYTPSERAVRPRFQEIFARSKRRLFISCFSSSIHRIALALELANEYNRKVALVGRSLTESTEIAQDLGYIDAPDGLFINPGQIRDYAPDKVLVMISGTQGEPMSALSRAAVDNHKHAKIEPGDTVVLSSRIIPGNEKAIYRVVDHLFRRNAHVIYEDGSKPPVHVSGHASQEELKLLINLVRPRYFIPVHGEYRQLKLHAELAASMKNVVGNVMMIESGDVLEFDELGARKAGQVHVGRVCIDSGSSSATDVVEDLVIKDRRHLSEDGFVLPIIAINKLTGAVESSPEIVMRGFAGAPAENGFLDAARHTVMRTLEQSSKEEMGDYGVIKEKIRQDLKRYISKQTQRRPLIMPVILEV from the coding sequence ATGCCTACAGGTAAATTGCAAGTAGTGCCTCTGGGCGGTCTTGGCGAGTTCGGAATGAACTGCATGGCCGTTCGTTGGGGCGACGACATCATCGTCATCGACGCCGGACTCATGTTCCCTGAAGGCGAACTGCTCGGCGTTGACATTGTTGTTCCCGACATAACCTATCTCATTCAGAACCGCAATCATGTTCGCGGCATCGTTCTAACGCACGGCCATGAAGACCACATCGGCGCTCTGCCCTGGATCCTCAGCGAGCTAAACGTGCCTGTTTACGGCACAGAGTTCACGCTGGCCTACGTCGAAGGCAAACTGGAAGAACACGGTCTGCTCGACGACGCGATCCTGAACGAGATACGTCCCGGCGAGAAGTTCAAGCTTGGCCCGTTCACCATCAATCCCATACAGGTCACGCACAGCCTGGTGGATTGCGTAGCGTTGGCCATTCACACGCCGTTGGGTGTCATAATCCACACCGGCGACTTCAAGGTTGACCCCACGCCGACGGATAACAAGACCTTCGACCTGCACACCTTTGCCGAATACGGCAAGGAAGGCGTGCTGGCCTTGTTCCAGGACTCCACCAACGTGGAGCGCCCCGGATACACGCCGAGCGAACGCGCCGTGCGACCGAGGTTCCAGGAGATATTCGCGCGCTCCAAGCGCCGCCTGTTCATCTCCTGCTTCTCCTCATCGATCCACCGCATTGCGCTCGCGCTGGAACTCGCGAACGAGTACAACCGCAAGGTGGCCCTCGTCGGCCGGTCGTTGACGGAGTCGACCGAGATCGCGCAGGACCTTGGCTATATCGACGCGCCCGACGGACTTTTCATCAATCCCGGCCAGATCAGGGACTACGCACCCGACAAGGTTCTCGTAATGATCAGCGGAACCCAGGGCGAGCCCATGTCAGCCCTGTCGCGCGCTGCCGTTGATAACCACAAGCACGCGAAGATCGAGCCCGGCGATACCGTCGTTCTCTCGTCGCGCATCATCCCCGGCAATGAAAAGGCTATCTACCGAGTCGTCGATCACCTCTTCCGCCGGAACGCGCACGTGATTTACGAGGATGGCTCGAAGCCGCCTGTGCACGTCAGCGGACACGCCAGCCAGGAAGAGCTCAAACTCCTGATCAATCTGGTGCGCCCGCGCTACTTCATCCCCGTCCATGGTGAATATCGCCAACTGAAGCTGCATGCAGAGCTGGCAGCGTCGATGAAGAACGTTGTCGGCAACGTGATGATGATCGAGAGCGGCGACGTGCTCGAGTTCGACGAACTCGGCGCTCGCAAAGCCGGACAGGTTCACGTAGGTCGCGTCTGCATCGATTCGGGCTCTTCCAGTGCGACGGACGTCGTGGAAGACCTCGTCATTAAGGATCGCCGGCACCTGAGCGAGGACGGCTTTGTGCTGCCGATCATCGCCATTAATAAGCTAACCGGAGCGGTGGAAAGCTCGCCAGAGATCGTGATGCGTGGTTTCGCAGGCGCTCCTGCGGAGAACGGCTTCCTGGACGCGGCTCGCCATACGGTCATGCGGACGCTTGAACAGTCGAGCAAGGAAGAGATGGGCGACTACGGCGTCATCAAGGAAAAGATCCGTCAGGACCTGAAGCGCTATATCTCCAAACAGACTCAGCGCAGGCCGCTGATCATGCCGGTGATTTTGGAAGTCTAG
- a CDS encoding alpha/beta hydrolase, whose amino-acid sequence MTGRASSAPARNRAGRVYIPLLAIPTVLVVLILGTSQYLRATFLLLHIQNSGMTSGVTSIGMYEVDETTTTLDVSGRSVRARFYIPRGLPNPSGLVLLHGVHHLGIDEPRLVSLARTLAEEGTLVYTPELPAIADYTVDATSQPIINAAVSTLSAQLGAERVGLMGLSFAGGLALIAAADPTCAPHVAYVVAIGAHHNLERVLRFFATDHVQGPDGVDHSLPAHEYGPLVVVYSHTENFFSRKDAPVARQALRLLLHGRTDESRAAASRLTPTGRARMADLYAKHRDAFSAEMLRALPEHRQEMQAASPAGRLSAITVPVLLLHGAGDTVIPATETEWIAREVPGERLRAVLVSPAISHVDLGKGPGFRDKLALVRWVSALLEVAEDAPNATRHIQVPTPSAIVHEQTAIRSTIDYGAPRRNQAGATTHTRSSRPHAPRSLLPHHGRAVLDAERAGDPAATLPEA is encoded by the coding sequence ATGACTGGCCGTGCATCTTCGGCTCCCGCCCGGAACAGGGCGGGACGCGTTTATATACCTCTCCTCGCAATCCCCACCGTTCTTGTCGTTCTCATCCTCGGCACTTCACAATACCTGCGCGCCACCTTCTTATTGCTCCACATCCAGAATTCAGGTATGACTTCGGGCGTTACCAGCATCGGCATGTACGAGGTCGATGAAACGACGACGACGCTGGATGTCTCCGGCCGCAGTGTGCGAGCGCGCTTCTACATTCCGCGTGGCCTGCCGAATCCATCAGGACTCGTGCTCCTTCATGGCGTTCACCATCTCGGAATCGATGAACCACGACTCGTGAGTCTGGCTCGAACGCTTGCCGAAGAGGGCACTCTGGTTTACACGCCGGAACTGCCGGCCATTGCCGACTATACGGTTGACGCCACTTCGCAGCCAATCATCAATGCCGCCGTCAGCACACTCTCTGCCCAGCTTGGCGCCGAGCGAGTGGGACTGATGGGCCTGAGCTTCGCCGGTGGTCTAGCTCTTATCGCCGCAGCAGATCCCACCTGCGCGCCACATGTTGCCTATGTGGTTGCCATAGGCGCGCACCATAACTTGGAGCGTGTGCTGCGATTCTTCGCGACCGACCACGTGCAGGGACCGGACGGGGTCGACCACTCTCTGCCCGCACACGAGTACGGGCCGCTCGTGGTCGTCTATTCGCATACGGAAAACTTCTTTTCGCGAAAAGATGCGCCTGTGGCGCGACAGGCACTGCGATTGCTGCTGCATGGACGCACTGACGAATCGCGCGCCGCCGCATCCCGCCTCACGCCAACCGGCCGGGCGAGAATGGCTGACCTGTATGCCAAGCATCGAGACGCCTTTTCAGCAGAAATGCTTCGCGCATTGCCCGAGCACCGCCAAGAAATGCAAGCGGCCTCTCCGGCTGGCCGATTATCCGCGATCACCGTTCCCGTGCTCCTGTTGCACGGAGCGGGCGATACCGTGATTCCGGCAACTGAAACCGAGTGGATTGCCAGGGAAGTTCCTGGTGAGCGCCTTCGCGCTGTGCTGGTGAGCCCCGCAATCAGCCACGTCGATCTGGGCAAGGGTCCTGGATTTCGCGACAAGCTCGCGCTGGTGCGCTGGGTTTCCGCCTTGCTGGAAGTAGCCGAAGACGCGCCTAACGCGACGAGACACATACAAGTGCCAACGCCTTCTGCTATTGTTCACGAACAGACAGCGATACGATCTACTATCGACTATGGTGCCCCTCGAAGAAATCAGGCTGGCGCAACAACGCATACGCGGAGTAGCCGTCCGCACGCCCCTCGTTCGCTACTTCCCCACCACGGCCGGGCAGTCCTCGATGCCGAACGTGCAGGCGACCCCGCAGCAACTCTACCTGAAGCCTGA
- a CDS encoding threonine/serine dehydratase translates to MPNVQATPQQLYLKPESFQPIGSFKLRGAYNKIASLSDEERRRGVISYSSGNHAQGVAYAARALGARSVIVMPRNAPKIKMQSTAALGAEIVTVGTASSERQQKAEDLAREHGYVIIPPYNDPQIIAGQGTIGLEILEDMADADLVLAPIGGGGLISGISAAIKLSGSKAKVVGVEPDLANDAQQSLHAGEIVQISAERASSTLADGLRTQSVGPLNFEHIQAFVDDIVSVTEHEITDAMRAMVTSARLIPEPSGAVTFAAWLFHSDQLPAHGKVVAIVSGGNLEPKLLAHVLSDTQ, encoded by the coding sequence ATGCCGAACGTGCAGGCGACCCCGCAGCAACTCTACCTGAAGCCTGAGAGCTTCCAGCCGATTGGCAGCTTCAAACTCCGCGGTGCCTATAACAAGATCGCTTCCCTGTCCGACGAGGAGCGCCGGCGAGGCGTGATCTCCTACTCCAGCGGAAACCACGCGCAGGGCGTCGCCTATGCTGCGCGAGCGCTCGGCGCCAGGTCGGTCATCGTGATGCCCCGCAACGCTCCCAAAATCAAGATGCAATCCACCGCCGCTCTCGGGGCGGAGATCGTAACCGTGGGTACCGCTTCAAGCGAGCGCCAGCAGAAAGCCGAGGATCTCGCGCGTGAGCATGGATATGTCATCATTCCGCCTTACAACGATCCGCAGATCATTGCCGGACAGGGTACGATTGGCCTTGAGATTCTGGAAGACATGGCCGATGCCGACCTCGTCCTAGCGCCCATTGGCGGCGGCGGCCTTATCAGCGGCATCTCGGCGGCAATCAAGCTGAGCGGCTCCAAAGCGAAGGTCGTCGGAGTGGAGCCCGACCTGGCGAACGATGCGCAGCAGAGTTTGCACGCGGGAGAGATCGTGCAGATTTCCGCCGAACGTGCCTCCAGCACCTTGGCCGATGGACTCCGCACGCAGAGTGTCGGCCCGCTAAACTTTGAGCACATACAGGCTTTTGTCGATGACATTGTTAGCGTGACAGAGCACGAGATCACGGACGCCATGCGCGCCATGGTGACCAGTGCGCGCCTCATACCCGAGCCCAGCGGTGCCGTTACGTTCGCGGCCTGGCTGTTCCACTCAGACCAACTGCCTGCTCACGGCAAGGTCGTAGCAATCGTCAGTGGCGGCAATTTGGAACCCAAGCTGCTCGCGCATGTGCTGTCCGATACTCAATAG
- a CDS encoding undecaprenyl-diphosphate phosphatase, which produces MNHYLLAVLLGIIEGLTEFLPVSSTAHLRIAEALLGVDLSDGYWKMFSIVIQLGAILCLPIYFRERISRFLSTFPRGERGDRTALTHPLTLTIIAFVFTAVPAFLLTKVIGKHLESLFIIASSLIVGGIVMWVVDALYTNGTFSARPTEHMEEMSLGQAVWIGLCQTLSAVFPGTSRSMATIAAGQLSGMSRTSALEFSFFLSIPTMAAATGYDLLKSLRHHGSDPSALGSVHMTPEGWVTLAIGAVVSFIVAYGVVAWFMQWVRSRGFVPFAVYRIILGVGVLFWALR; this is translated from the coding sequence TTGAACCACTATCTATTGGCTGTCCTGCTTGGAATCATCGAAGGCCTTACCGAATTCCTTCCCGTCAGTTCGACGGCGCATCTACGGATTGCGGAAGCGTTGCTGGGCGTCGATCTTTCAGACGGCTACTGGAAGATGTTCTCAATCGTGATCCAATTGGGCGCCATTCTCTGTCTGCCGATCTACTTCCGTGAGCGCATAAGCCGATTCCTGTCGACATTCCCCCGCGGAGAACGCGGCGACCGGACCGCGCTAACCCACCCGCTGACGCTGACGATCATCGCCTTCGTCTTCACCGCAGTCCCGGCGTTCCTGCTTACGAAGGTCATCGGCAAGCATCTTGAGAGTTTGTTCATCATCGCGTCGTCCCTTATCGTTGGCGGAATCGTGATGTGGGTTGTTGACGCTCTCTATACGAACGGTACGTTCTCCGCGCGCCCGACCGAGCACATGGAAGAGATGTCCCTCGGACAGGCAGTGTGGATTGGGCTCTGCCAGACGCTCTCCGCCGTATTCCCCGGCACCTCGCGCTCCATGGCCACTATCGCCGCCGGACAACTCTCCGGAATGTCGCGCACGTCGGCCCTCGAGTTCTCGTTCTTTCTTTCGATCCCGACCATGGCCGCGGCTACTGGGTACGATCTGCTGAAATCCCTGCGCCACCACGGCTCAGACCCCAGCGCACTCGGCTCTGTACACATGACTCCTGAAGGCTGGGTCACGCTCGCCATCGGCGCAGTCGTCTCCTTCATCGTTGCATACGGCGTAGTCGCGTGGTTCATGCAGTGGGTGCGTTCGAGAGGATTCGTACCATTCGCCGTTTATCGCATCATCCTGGGCGTAGGCGTGCTGTTCTGGGCGCTGAGGTAA